Proteins encoded in a region of the Myxococcus virescens genome:
- a CDS encoding transposase: MAELLALASGGFRGDGLLCHSDCDVGIRKVPSAARCPRQNPYAERVIGSIRRDLLDHVVVLSEAHARRLLREYQRYYNASWTHLPLGKDAPERRVVQGPEHGAKVIELREGFGLHHRYERCAA, translated from the coding sequence ATGGCGGAACTTCTTGCGCTTGCATCTGGCGGATTCCGCGGGGATGGACTTCTTTGTCATTCCGACTGCGACGTGGGGATTCGCAAGGTGCCGAGTGCAGCACGGTGTCCGAGGCAGAATCCCTATGCGGAGAGAGTCATCGGCTCGATACGTAGGGATCTGTTGGACCACGTCGTCGTCCTGAGCGAAGCCCACGCTCGGCGCCTGCTGCGCGAGTACCAGCGCTACTACAACGCGAGCTGGACGCACCTGCCGCTCGGGAAGGATGCGCCCGAGAGACGTGTGGTGCAGGGCCCGGAGCACGGAGCCAAGGTGATAGAGCTACGGGAAGGCTTCGGGCTCCACCACAGGTACGAGCGCTGCGCTGCGTAG